A single Methylobacterium sp. 17Sr1-1 DNA region contains:
- a CDS encoding DUF2958 domain-containing protein: MRLIDAATRELLLANGRDRDGDHHPVVKLFNPMGPATWLICAMEADGDTLFGLCDLGFGEPELGYVSLAEIEEVSAGLAIGLERDTSFRPTHAISVYARAAREAGRIVDLSSSRSV; encoded by the coding sequence ATGCGCCTGATCGATGCCGCCACCCGTGAACTGCTGCTGGCCAACGGCCGGGATCGCGACGGTGACCACCACCCAGTGGTCAAGCTGTTCAACCCCATGGGGCCTGCCACGTGGTTGATCTGCGCGATGGAAGCAGATGGCGACACCCTCTTCGGGCTGTGTGATCTCGGCTTCGGCGAGCCCGAACTCGGCTATGTGAGCCTCGCTGAGATCGAGGAGGTGAGCGCGGGTCTCGCGATTGGCTTGGAGCGGGATACCTCGTTCCGACCTACTCATGCCATATCCGTCTATGCACGTGCGGCGCGCGAAGCCGGGCGGATCGTCGACCTTAGTTCCTCCCGCTCAGTGTAA